From the Carya illinoinensis cultivar Pawnee chromosome 4, C.illinoinensisPawnee_v1, whole genome shotgun sequence genome, one window contains:
- the LOC122308431 gene encoding DNA-directed RNA polymerase III subunit RPC7-like isoform X2, with protein MEAQMAMDLPNKSHLSFSLFLVSDSRSTEIETYSDMTKPKTTITRDSLSQILELKRFPQELIGGSKGQQPSQKKVRWNPESELQKLDYLEKLEQRAQGQENKDEKDKKEGENEDENDGEEDIEEEPSDDDYFQNVEFDDDDDDFNDVDDGGEGIPLIDGKLV; from the exons ATGGAGGCGCAGATGGCTATGGATTTGCCAAACAAGAGCCATTTGAGCTTTTCACT ATTTCTGGTGTCAGATAGCCGAAGCACAGAGATAGAGACATATTCTGACATGACAAAACCAAAGACTACAATAACTCGTGAttctctttcacaaattttagaGCTTAAAAGATTTCCTCAAGAACTGATCGGAG GTTCGAAGGGGCAACAGCCAAGTCAGAAAAAAGTTAGATGGAATCCAGAGTCAG AGCTGCAGAAGCTAGATTATTTAGAAAAGCTAGAACAAAGGGCTCAG GGCCAAGAGaataaagatgaaaaggacAAGAAAGAAGGCgaaaatgaagatgaaaatgatGGAGAAGAAGACATTGAGGAAGAACCTAGTGATGATGATTATTTTCAG AATGTCgagtttgatgatgatgatgatgattttaaCGACGTTGATGATGGTGGTGAAGGTATACCCTTGATTGATGGTAAACTCGTCTAA
- the LOC122308431 gene encoding uncharacterized protein LOC122308431 isoform X1, whose translation MEAQMAMDLPNKSHLSFSLFLVSDSRSTEIETYSDMTKPKTTITRDSLSQILELKRFPQELIGGSKGQQPSQKKVRWNPESELQKLDYLEKLEQRAQGQENKDEKDKKEGENEDENDGEEDIEEEPSDDDYFQVSKNHMLYVLDLYWFVFLVMCDVIIALKTHIGCTHDAMASS comes from the exons ATGGAGGCGCAGATGGCTATGGATTTGCCAAACAAGAGCCATTTGAGCTTTTCACT ATTTCTGGTGTCAGATAGCCGAAGCACAGAGATAGAGACATATTCTGACATGACAAAACCAAAGACTACAATAACTCGTGAttctctttcacaaattttagaGCTTAAAAGATTTCCTCAAGAACTGATCGGAG GTTCGAAGGGGCAACAGCCAAGTCAGAAAAAAGTTAGATGGAATCCAGAGTCAG AGCTGCAGAAGCTAGATTATTTAGAAAAGCTAGAACAAAGGGCTCAG GGCCAAGAGaataaagatgaaaaggacAAGAAAGAAGGCgaaaatgaagatgaaaatgatGGAGAAGAAGACATTGAGGAAGAACCTAGTGATGATGATTATTTTCAGGTTTCTAAAAACCATATGCTCTATGTTCTGGATTTGTACTGGTTTGTGTTCCTTGTGATGTGTGAtgtgattattgcccttaagaCCCACATTGGCTGTACCCATGATGCGATGGCATCATCATAA
- the LOC122308431 gene encoding DNA-directed RNA polymerase III subunit RPC7-like isoform X3, whose protein sequence is MTKPKTTITRDSLSQILELKRFPQELIGGSKGQQPSQKKVRWNPESELQKLDYLEKLEQRAQGQENKDEKDKKEGENEDENDGEEDIEEEPSDDDYFQVSKNHMLYVLDLYWFVFLVMCDVIIALKTHIGCTHDAMASS, encoded by the exons ATGACAAAACCAAAGACTACAATAACTCGTGAttctctttcacaaattttagaGCTTAAAAGATTTCCTCAAGAACTGATCGGAG GTTCGAAGGGGCAACAGCCAAGTCAGAAAAAAGTTAGATGGAATCCAGAGTCAG AGCTGCAGAAGCTAGATTATTTAGAAAAGCTAGAACAAAGGGCTCAG GGCCAAGAGaataaagatgaaaaggacAAGAAAGAAGGCgaaaatgaagatgaaaatgatGGAGAAGAAGACATTGAGGAAGAACCTAGTGATGATGATTATTTTCAGGTTTCTAAAAACCATATGCTCTATGTTCTGGATTTGTACTGGTTTGTGTTCCTTGTGATGTGTGAtgtgattattgcccttaagaCCCACATTGGCTGTACCCATGATGCGATGGCATCATCATAA